A genomic segment from Lutzomyia longipalpis isolate SR_M1_2022 chromosome 3, ASM2433408v1 encodes:
- the LOC129793971 gene encoding protein G12-like codes for MKLIFLIFLLPLALCGEINSETDDMNRSTGVVQRGLQDDLKEFVDLIPMNKIMSVALNYIVADKEVQALYNYIRSEEFRELYTAAIKTSAVRELIEILESYGLPVVKYINQITPLLMLPTYPQRMSAEKAPTKGVNGLVDEILHVLPRDKLIGLFIQKTITSPDFRQLLKNLGSEQTLRAFIKFASNKEVRRAYAELNKRGVDIVTISKKAITYFLNLC; via the exons ATGAAGCTCatctttcttattttccttCTGCCTCTGGCACTGTGTGGTGAAATTAATTCTGAGACTGATGATATGAACAGATCAACAGGTGTCGTGCAACGTGGTCTTCAAGATGATCTTAAGGAATTTGTAGATTTAATTCCAATGAATAAGATCATGTCAGTGGCTCTGAACTACATTGTGGCAGATAAGGAAGTTCAGGCTCTGTACAATTACATCAGATCAGAAGAATTCAGGGAACTCTACACGGCTGCTATTAAGACTTCCGCTGTGCGAGAACTTATTGAAATTCTGGAAAGCTACGGACTACCGGTGGTTAAATATATCAATCAAATTACACCCCTGTTGATGCTTCCCACTTACCCGCAGAGGATGAGTGCTGAGAAGGCACCTACCAAGGGTGTTAATGGATTAGTGGATGAAATTCTTCACGTTCTGCCTCGGGATAAACTTATTGGGCTATTCATTCAAAAGACAATAACTAGTCCTGATTTTAGGCAGCTCCTTAAGAATTTGGGATCAGAACAAACGTTAAGGGCTTTTATCAAATTTGCG TCCAACAAGGAAGTCAGGAGAGCCTACGCCGAACTGAACAAACGTGGAGTTGATATTGTTACGATTTCGAAGAAAGCCATAACTTACTTCCTGAATCTTTGTTAA
- the LOC129793967 gene encoding uncharacterized protein LOC129793967 isoform X2 has protein sequence MSGKSAALLVIFSTLLTPNGILGSHLNHPKAGIGPPEPRDETKQASKLDLKQDIDDFLDLIPKEEIQNLTRKYYFGDSEVRFAYEYCQSDEFLALREKILNLPEVRDFLKYLNDSGLNLVELVNKLAGIVGPPREPLDTSEEASLEESTNPESATHQGGVSGFVDAIVGLLPQDQILSLFFLKLETSSAFSNLIERIGSSEFERVLDFVENSRELKSLLATLHQHGIDVSKIVQSVQAFFGWGSY, from the exons ATGAGTGGCAAGAGTGCGGCTTTATTGGTGATTTTTAGCACCCTTTTAACCCCCAATGGCATCCTAGGGAGTCACCTGAATCACCCCAAGGCTGGTATTGGACCCCCAGAGCCGCGCGATGAGACAAAACAAGCATCAAAGCTTGATCTTAAGCAAGACATTGATGACTTCCTGGATTTAATACCCaaagaggaaattcaaaatctaACACGAAAATACTATTTTGGAGATAGTGAAGTTAGATTTGCCTATGAGTATTGTCAGAGTGATGAATTCCTTGCGTTACGGgagaaaatcttaaatctaCCGGAAGTTAGGGACTTCCTgaaatatctcaatgattCAGGTCTCAATTTGGTGGAGTTAGTGAACAAATTGGCCGGAATTGTGGGGCCACCGCGGGAGCCACTAGACACATCTGAAGAGGCATCCCTAGAAGAGAGTACAAACC CAGAGAGTGCAACGCATCAGGGTGGTGTGAGTGGCTTTGTGGACGCAATTGTGGGACTTTTGCCTCAGGATCAAATACTCTCGCTGTTCTTCCTTAAGTTAGAGACGAGTTCTGCATTTTCCAACCTCATCGAGCGAATTGGGAGCAGTGAATTCGAAAGAGTACTGGACTTTGTTGAG AATTCCAGAGAACTCAAAAGCCTCCTGGCCACACTTCATCAACATGGAATCGATGTGAGCAAAATTGTACAGTCCGTTCAGGCGTTTTTCGGATGGGGCTCCTACTAA
- the LOC129793968 gene encoding uncharacterized protein LOC129793968 has product MKVLICLSVFVAATVALHLPFNPLAKLDSDDASFPRPEPPQVRPPHMPEMSPELREFLKDVRDFMRLLPRRELRQLVRDAFKNDKEFRKTIKYMRSPQFHVAMKEIGDLPEVQELFSHFVEQHIEGQDLTMRALTAFESEIEILPLPEPVESQTTGGLCGLIDRVMAILPHEELRALHLEKVANGGVFAKFVGIVTSDAFLQRVEAVLQSERFIELTDALRERGVCLDKMGKLQMSILGFH; this is encoded by the coding sequence ATGAAGGTTTTGATTTGCTTGTCCGTGTTTGTGGCCGCCACGGTGGCACTGCATTTGCCATTCAATCCACTGGCAAAGTTAGATTCTGACGATGCATCTTTCCCACGACCTGAGCCACCACAAGTTCGCCCACCACATATGCCCGAAATGAGCCCTGAACTCCGTGAATTCCTCAAGGATGTTCGTGATTTCATGAGGCTTCTGCCACGCAGGGAACTTCGTCAGCTCGTGAGGGATGCCTTCAAGAATGACAAGGAATTCCGCAAGACCATCAAGTACATGCGCTCCCCACAATTCCACGTTGCCATGAAGGAGATTGGAGATCTCCCTGAAGTTCAGGAGCTCTTCAGTCACTTTGTTGAGCAACACATTGAGGGACAGGATCTCACAATGCGTGCCTTGACTGCTTTCGAGtctgaaattgaaattctgcCTCTGCCTGAGCCAGTTGAGTCTCAAACCACCGGAGGACTCTGTGGACTCATTGATCGTGTTATGGCCATCCTTCCTCATGAGGAACTTCGTGCTCTTCACCTTGAAAAGGTTGCCAATGGTGGTGTCTTTGCCAAATTCGTCGGGATCGTCACCAGCGATGCATTCTTGCAGCGTGTTGAGGCTGTTCTTCAGTCTGAGCGCTTCATTGAACTCACCGATGCTCTCCGTGAGCGTGGTGTGTGCCTCGACAAGATGGGTAAACTCCAAATGAGCATCCTTGGATTCCATTAA
- the LOC129793969 gene encoding uncharacterized protein LOC129793969: MKVLICLSVFVAATVALHLPAGFQRPPRPLPEDGEVNAVPPHIPEHVSPEIEELMNDIRDFMEALPHKKLRKLVKDAFKNDEQFRQTVTFLQSPKFHKIMKEIESIPEVQELFRPFKEHHEIQGEDLAIRALVALNDEIEIETLPGTVEQHPGGGICGLIDRIIAILPHEKLRALHREKVAKGGVFAEIVSFLTSDRFQQGFHAVIQSERFLELDGVLREHGVCLDKFVELPMNVFGFH, from the coding sequence ATGAAGGTTTTGATTTGCTTGTCTGTTTTTGTGGCCGCCACGGTGGCACTGCACTTGCCAGCTGGATTCCAGCGACCACCAAGACCACTGCCAGAGGATGGTGAGGTCAATGCTGTTCCACCACACATTCCAGAGCATGTATCTCCCGAAATTGAGGAGCTCATGAATGACATCCGTGATTTCATGGAAGCACTGCCACACAAGAAACTCCGAAAGCTCGTAAAGGATGCCTTCAAGAATGACGAACAGTTCCGCCAAACCGTCACATTCCTGCAGTCCCcgaaattccacaaaatcaTGAAGGAGATCGAAAGCATCCCAGAGGTGCAGGAACTCTTCCGTCCCTTCAAGGAGCATCACGAAATTCAGGGTGAAGATCTCGCTATTCGTGCCCTTGTTGCACTCAATGATGAGATCGAAATTGAGACTCTGCCCGGAACTGTTGAGCAACATCCCGGTGGTGGAATTTGTGGACTCATTGATCGTATAATTGCCATCCTTCCCCATGAGAAACTTCGTGCTCTTCACCGTGAGAAGGTTGCTAAAGGTGGAGTTTTTGCCGAGATCGTCAGCTTTTTGACCAGCGATAGATTCCAACAGGGCTTCCATGCTGTTATCCAGTCTGAGCGCTTCCTCGAACTCGATGGCGTCCTCCGTGAGCATGGTGTGTGCCTCGACAAATTCGTTGAACTCCCAATGAATGTTTTTGGATTCCACTAA
- the LOC129793974 gene encoding protein G12-like: MKFFALFAIIATVAASQAFTVEKISTRGLDQDFQDFLDLVPVEAIIKLAVDYLGSDKEFQAAYAYLASPEFAKLWEGFFKLNDVKECAKFLQAAGLDVYDLLNQFGGLFNLPPVKPSIVRRGSGLEGFLNDVLALLPKDKLVALFKEKLQTSPEFKAFVDKVTSPEFEKLTQNVLNNKEFQDYLKELKAHGFDLKKFFEIVKNFFGLN, from the coding sequence ATGAAATTCTTTGCTCTTTTTGCCATCATCGCCACTGTGGCTGCTTCTCAGGCCTTCACAGTTGAGAAGATCTCAACTCGTGGCTTGGATCAGGACTTCCAGGATTTCTTGGACTTGGTCCCAGTTGAGGCTATCATCAAACTAGCCGTCGACTACCTTGGCAGTGACAAGGAATTCCAAGCTGCCTATGCCTACTTGGCTAGCCCTGAATTCGCCAAACTGTGGGAAGGTTTCTTCAAGCTCAACGACGTCAAGGAATGCGCCAAATTCCTCCAAGCTGCTGGACTTGATGTCTACGACCTGCTCAACCAATTTGGTGGTCTCTTCAATCTTCCCCCAGTGAAGCCAAGCATTGTTCGTCGTGGAAGTGGTCTCGAGGGATTCCTCAATGATGTCTTGGCTCTTCTGCCCAAGGATAAGCTTGTTGCTCTCTTCAAGGAGAAGCTTCAGACCAGCCCTGAGTTCAAGGCTTTCGTCGATAAGGTCACCAGTCCTGAATTCGAGAAGCTCACCCAGAATGTTCTCAACAACAAAGAATTCCAGGATTACCTCAAGGAACTCAAAGCCCATGGATTTGATCTCAAGAAATTCTTCGAAATTGTCAAGAACTTCTTTGGCTTGAACTAA
- the LOC129793976 gene encoding protein G12-like codes for MKIIVACILLSCAVSALAAQPRSLQDDFKEFEALIPADAIQSVVTKYYIIDGETRNFVKYLKGAQFRKVWDQVFTHPITKDVLEYLASKDVDPTSLINQLADLLGLPHVQPTIANIHSRSLLGLYNEIVRLLPLDKFEALLNDKLENSEDFQELYQKITSIDYKVVEDFVTNSAEIQDFVQRLRNYKIPVDVLVEGVTQFFGWTY; via the coding sequence ATGAAGATCATCGTTGCTTGCATCCTTCTCTCCTGCGCCGTTTCGGCTTTGGCTGCCCAGCCCCGAAGTCTCCAAGATGACTTCAAAGAATTCGAGGCTCTTATCCCAGCTGATGCAATTCAGAGCGTCGTCACCAAGTACTACATTATCGATGGGGAAACCAGGAATTTCGTGAAGTACCTCAAGGGAGCTCAATTCAGGAAAGTCTGGGATCAAGTTTTCACCCATCCCATCACCAAGGACGTTTTGGAGTATCTCGCAAGCAAGGATGTCGACCCAACTAGCCTCATCAACCAACTGGCTGATCTCCTTGGACTTCCCCATGTCCAACCTACTATTGCTAACATTCATTCACGTAGTCTTCTGGGGCTCTACAATGAAATCGTACGTCTGCTCCCACTTGACAAGTTTGAGGCTCTTCTTAATGACAAATTGGAGAACAGTGAAGACTTCCAGGAACTCTACCAGAAAATCACAAGCATCGACTACAAAGTTGTGGAGGATTTCGTTACCAATTCTGCTGAAATTCAGGACTTTGTTCAACGTCTCCGCAACTACAAGATCCCTGTTGATGTTCTCGTTGAGGGTGTTACCCAATTCTTCGGTTGGACCTactaa
- the LOC129793970 gene encoding protein G12-like, which produces MKTIFAIFCLVCSVVAQSGDSESFYTVDPFNTPELNQDFADFVNLLPVDTVLDIVDDHYENNAGINKTLNYLKTNKFAKHWDNLFSLREVHNFVVYLNESGLNIFGVLNEFAEYFELTPVGFVFVEDAPEEKIEYTWGFNALVNDVIDVLPKDDLKALFDQKVANGEDFANFVECFSTSEFKEVLKKLELSPVAQKLFKRFRKHGLDVHKLVQLALAVFGLN; this is translated from the exons ATGAAGACCATCTTTGCTATCTTCTGCCTCGTGTGCTCTGTCGTGGCTCAGAGTGGAGACTCTGAAAGTTTCTACACTGTAGATCCTTTCAATACTCCCGAACTGAACCAAGACTTTGCGGATTTTGTCAATCTCCTCCCAGTTGATACGGTTTTGGACATTGTTGACGATCACTACGAGAACAACGCTGGCATCAATAAGACTCTAAACTACCTCAAGACGAATAAGTTCGCCAAGCATTGGGATAATCTTTTTTCCCTTCGTGAAGTTCATAATTTTGTGGTTTATCTCAATGAGAGTGGTCTTAACATTTTTGGTGTTCTTAATGAATTTGCTGAGTACTTTGAATTGACCCCCGTTGGCTTCGTTTTCGTAGAAGATG CTCCTGAGGAAAAGATTGAGTACACGTGGGGATTCAATGCTCTTGTCAACGATGTAATTGATGTTCTCCCAAAGGATGACCTTAAGGCTCTATTCGATCAGAAGGTTGCCAATGGTGAGGATTTTGCCAACTTTGTAGAATGCTTCTCAACAAGCGAATTCAAGGAAGTTCTCAAAAAACTCGAGCTATCTCCAGTTGCCCAGAAGCTCTTCAAGCGCTTCCGTAAGCATGGTTTGGACGTGCACAAGCTCGTACAGCTTGCATTGGCTGTTTTTGGTCTCAACTAA
- the LOC129793967 gene encoding uncharacterized protein LOC129793967 isoform X1 encodes MSGKSAALLVIFSTLLTPNGILGSHLNHPKAGIGPPEPRDETKQASKLDLKQDIDDFLDLIPKEEIQNLTRKYYFGDSEVRFAYEYCQSDEFLALREKILNLPEVRDFLKYLNDSGLNLVELVNKLAGIVGPPREPLDTSEEASLEESTNPAESATHQGGVSGFVDAIVGLLPQDQILSLFFLKLETSSAFSNLIERIGSSEFERVLDFVENSRELKSLLATLHQHGIDVSKIVQSVQAFFGWGSY; translated from the exons ATGAGTGGCAAGAGTGCGGCTTTATTGGTGATTTTTAGCACCCTTTTAACCCCCAATGGCATCCTAGGGAGTCACCTGAATCACCCCAAGGCTGGTATTGGACCCCCAGAGCCGCGCGATGAGACAAAACAAGCATCAAAGCTTGATCTTAAGCAAGACATTGATGACTTCCTGGATTTAATACCCaaagaggaaattcaaaatctaACACGAAAATACTATTTTGGAGATAGTGAAGTTAGATTTGCCTATGAGTATTGTCAGAGTGATGAATTCCTTGCGTTACGGgagaaaatcttaaatctaCCGGAAGTTAGGGACTTCCTgaaatatctcaatgattCAGGTCTCAATTTGGTGGAGTTAGTGAACAAATTGGCCGGAATTGTGGGGCCACCGCGGGAGCCACTAGACACATCTGAAGAGGCATCCCTAGAAGAGAGTACAAACC CAGCAGAGAGTGCAACGCATCAGGGTGGTGTGAGTGGCTTTGTGGACGCAATTGTGGGACTTTTGCCTCAGGATCAAATACTCTCGCTGTTCTTCCTTAAGTTAGAGACGAGTTCTGCATTTTCCAACCTCATCGAGCGAATTGGGAGCAGTGAATTCGAAAGAGTACTGGACTTTGTTGAG AATTCCAGAGAACTCAAAAGCCTCCTGGCCACACTTCATCAACATGGAATCGATGTGAGCAAAATTGTACAGTCCGTTCAGGCGTTTTTCGGATGGGGCTCCTACTAA
- the LOC129793972 gene encoding protein G12-like codes for MRFHVVVLAVLVGAAWGNPVGNFRKDIDEILSLLPIEKMRQIAEDYYHTDGEIQEIVTYLKGDEAKKIYSEIMSMKEVREFVEFLGSQGLKTERFASLEELLRLPKEAPDATKASMPRTGGLLGLISDIKDCLPQKELRRVLVRKLTNSPGFAAVYKRIQDFDFVHLEEYANQSKEIAAFVKRMNGYGIDVDKLVKQFAALVGWHKDSDDDFDVVE; via the coding sequence ATGAGATTCCATGTTGTTGTTCTGGCCGTTCTCGTGGGAGCTGCTTGGGGAAATCCTGTTGGGAACTTCCGAAAGGACATCGATGAGATCCTTTCGCTTCTTCCCattgagaaaatgagacaaatTGCCGAGGACTACTATCATACAGATGGAGAAATTCAGGAAATTGTCACGTACCTCAAGGGGGATGAAGCCAAGAAGATTTATTCGGAAATAATGTCCATGAAGGAAGTGAGGGAGTTTGTGGAATTTCTCGGTAGTCAGGGACTCAAAACTGAGAGATTTGCCAGCCTTGAGGAGCTCCTGCGTCTCCCGAAGGAAGCTCCTGATGCCACAAAAGCCTCCATGCCACGAACTGGTGGACTATTGGGACTCATCTCTGACATCAAAGACTGTCTGCCACAGAAGGAACTTCGCAGAGTGCTCGTTCGTAAGCTTACCAACAGCCCTGGATTTGCAGCTGTCTACAAAAGAATTCAAGACTTTGATTTTGTCCATCTTGAGGAGTATGCCAATCAGTCTAAGGAGATTGCAGCTTTCGTAAAACGTATGAATGGCTATGGTATTGATGTTGATAAACTTGTAAAGCAATTTGCTGCTCTCGTTGGATGGCATAAAGATTCAGATGATGATTTTGATGTAGTCGAATGA
- the LOC129793973 gene encoding protein G12-like, which yields MKTSVVVLFALVAFVAAVSAKPAVRGLKEDADDFLNLVNLAQVKRVALKYYAKDKETKQFVKYLKGETFSAVWEQVFTNEHVKHFLKYVQDSGVDVLSVLNQVAKFLKKPFVDFGDVTRKPSGAGLNELVKELLAEVPFDEFKALVVEKLESSPEFKQFFDTVSGFDYAAIKEFVANSNELLDLVNTVKSYGVDLDGYLHEVEQFFGWN from the coding sequence ATGAAAACCTCAGTTGTTGTTCTCTTTGCTCTGGTAGCATTTGTGGCTGCAGTTTCTGCTAAACCAGCAGTGCGTGGGCTAAAGGAAGATGCTGACGATTTCTTGAATTTGGTTAACTTGGCTCAGGTTAAGCGTGTTGCTCTTAAGTACTACGCCAAGGACAAGGAAACCAAGCAGTTCGTAAAGTACTTGAAGGGAGAAACCTTTAGTGCTGTGTGGGAACAAGTTTTTACCAATGAACACGTGAAGCATTTCCTGAAGTACGTCCAGGATTCTGGTGTTGATGTTCTGTCTGTTCTCAATCAAGTGGCCAAATTCCTGAAGAAACCATTTGTGGATTTCGGCGATGTCACCCGGAAACCCAGTGGTGCTGGTCTCAACGAGCTCGTCAAGGAGCTTCTAGCTGAAGTGCCATTTGATGAATTCAAGGCTCTTGTTGTTGAGAAACTCGAGTCAAGCCCTGAATTCAAGCAGTTCTTCGATACTGTCTCCGGTTTCGACTATGCCGCCATAAAGGAGTTTGTTGCCAACTCCAATGAGCTTTTGGACCTCGTCAACACCGTCAAGTCCTACGGAGTTGATCTCGATGGCTATCTCCATGAAGTGGAGCAATTCTTTGGATGGAATTAA